From a single Couchioplanes caeruleus genomic region:
- a CDS encoding GPP34 family phosphoprotein → MRLGDQAYWLVQDDWNGGLRTSPRAADAIVTGAVLAELIAVGAIAVDRSTTAVATPRRIAGLEDLQAEIVDQLAAEPGITCVDALDGLAVSMRERVARRLIRTGVAAERRAGWRRRLVAVALDGDTGPAWVHANLVNKVDRRLRLSGGESVLLHLVRHSSMIGNPLDGQSEERLALALRQPADVYTRYAGLLQAVGDALRATAVAR, encoded by the coding sequence GTGCGGTTGGGTGATCAGGCGTATTGGTTGGTGCAGGACGACTGGAACGGCGGTCTACGGACGTCACCGCGGGCAGCGGACGCCATCGTGACCGGTGCCGTTCTGGCAGAGCTCATCGCTGTCGGTGCCATCGCGGTCGACCGTTCCACCACCGCCGTGGCGACTCCTCGACGGATAGCGGGCTTGGAGGATCTGCAAGCCGAGATCGTCGACCAGCTGGCCGCCGAACCTGGCATCACGTGCGTTGACGCGCTCGACGGGCTGGCGGTGAGCATGCGCGAGCGGGTGGCCCGACGGCTGATCAGAACCGGTGTCGCCGCGGAGCGGCGGGCCGGCTGGCGGCGCAGGCTTGTGGCGGTGGCTCTCGACGGCGACACCGGCCCGGCGTGGGTGCACGCGAACCTGGTCAACAAGGTGGACCGGCGGCTGCGGTTGTCCGGGGGCGAGAGTGTGCTGCTGCACCTGGTCCGGCACAGCAGCATGATCGGCAACCCTCTCGACGGGCAGTCCGAGGAGCGTCTCGCCTTGGCGCTGCGCCAGCCCGCCGATGTGTACACGCGGTACGCGGGGTTGCTGCAGGCCGTGGGTGACGCGCTGCGCGCCACCGCGGTCGCCCGCTGA
- a CDS encoding DUF397 domain-containing protein has product MTGLSAAAWRKSSYSNGNGGSNCVEVAHVGTAVAVRDSKYPSGPSLLFTPQEWTAFLAGAKDGEFD; this is encoded by the coding sequence GTGACAGGGCTTTCGGCGGCTGCGTGGAGGAAGAGCAGTTACAGCAACGGCAACGGCGGCAGCAATTGTGTGGAAGTGGCCCATGTCGGGACCGCGGTCGCGGTGCGTGACAGCAAGTACCCGAGCGGGCCGTCGTTGCTGTTCACCCCGCAGGAGTGGACGGCGTTCCTGGCCGGCGCCAAGGACGGCGAGTTCGACTGA
- a CDS encoding DUF6416 domain-containing protein: MINVTVSVPEDRVPEFYSMFGRWLAEAPDAIAGQEIEQKEWGSEDVELAKAVWKKFSPTAKALFKTLMSRPDDQFDGDELATMLNLDKGKHGIAGVLAWPSRHCFAAGRKWCWTWGYPDGETAVYWMTKEQAELFRQVADNK; this comes from the coding sequence ATGATCAACGTCACCGTCTCGGTCCCCGAGGACCGCGTTCCAGAGTTCTACTCAATGTTCGGCCGATGGCTCGCCGAGGCTCCGGACGCCATCGCTGGCCAAGAGATTGAGCAGAAGGAATGGGGCAGCGAGGACGTTGAGCTGGCCAAGGCCGTCTGGAAGAAGTTCAGCCCCACGGCCAAGGCCCTGTTCAAGACGCTGATGAGTCGACCCGACGATCAGTTTGATGGCGACGAGCTGGCTACGATGCTGAACCTGGACAAGGGCAAGCACGGCATCGCTGGCGTTTTGGCCTGGCCTAGCCGGCATTGCTTCGCTGCCGGTCGCAAGTGGTGCTGGACCTGGGGGTACCCCGATGGGGAGACAGCCGTTTACTGGATGACCAAGGAGCAGGCGGAACTCTTCCGGCAGGTCGCCGACAACAAGTGA
- a CDS encoding LamG domain-containing protein gives MSAFLITVAACSFAAEPSMAAPPTAPAVAFAPTEAPDEATAMQLAWKSRKPVEILGERTESSETFAQPDGTLRTRQHASPVRVRLGSSWVPVKADLEFNGDVVVPQATTLDMRFSAGGDGPLLTVVQDGRSLSMSWPATLQKRRPSLSGATATYANVLPDVDLQLTARVDSFSEVLVVKTPAAATNSALQQLEFGVETQGVSLQRGADGFITARTPSGDPIFVSDGARMWDKPQAPAAMATSKSRALSTDPGAGPLPQDPEPRRTEDLPVHLDDDSLTVVPSQDMLRDPATVYPVSIDPGFNGGKEIWTHVSRKNPSKSYWSDKATRDDMRSGQLWHGSSDDDWRTLVQFDVTKLKGSSIKKAAVLVNVQHSADCSPSPFQLWRTNWIDKSASVTWNSTKDKWWKALGEVKATANKSACPKSNDEVKFAQTAVKDAFQDAATEGYGTITLAFRAKSESDDYQWKKLKPDSAYLDIDYNHKAGKPSGLAFSPCYAACGNGTAVTSSVRPTFTMAAADADGGKLRYEYEIFTADKVKRITTSNRTVTGIAAGSKHGWTVKQDMKDGQYYWRGYACDSYECGPYSDWFGFKIDHTNPKDPTVTSGTYKATGWNGGPGVPGSFTFSPGSSSDAVKAYTYSLNGGQETQILPPASGVITRDLAPTRDLVNTLRVKAIDTAGNLSGATDYVFKVKPVGDAWYWSLDEGSGTTAASAPEPNRPAAFSGSGVTWAEAGKKGESAANFTGIGELTASTPVFDTRSVSGFTVAAWVQLPAPPSSAGDDTEPGTDPPTEPGPETGDDPEQEQNPSDDQQVDEPSPLPARNQVAVSEDGKNTSMFRLGYRTDLDVDGDAVKDPAWCFTVAATDTANAATTDACTTSFVEAGSWVHLVGIVNPAINRIQLYVNGIPTADGVLAEKAGTATWEATGRFAIGRGWNGAASDRWVGAIDEVHATPRVWSEAEIYQKAQADD, from the coding sequence GTGAGCGCGTTCTTGATAACCGTGGCTGCGTGCAGCTTCGCCGCGGAACCGTCGATGGCTGCGCCGCCGACTGCACCTGCTGTTGCGTTCGCCCCCACGGAGGCTCCGGACGAGGCAACCGCGATGCAACTCGCGTGGAAGAGCCGTAAGCCCGTCGAGATCTTGGGGGAGCGCACCGAGTCCTCGGAGACCTTCGCTCAGCCGGACGGCACGTTGCGTACTCGTCAGCACGCTTCTCCGGTCCGAGTGCGGCTCGGCTCGAGCTGGGTCCCGGTGAAGGCTGACCTCGAGTTCAATGGGGACGTCGTTGTCCCGCAGGCCACAACCTTGGACATGCGCTTCTCTGCCGGCGGGGATGGGCCGCTTCTGACTGTCGTGCAGGACGGCAGGTCGCTATCGATGTCATGGCCGGCCACGCTGCAGAAACGTAGACCTTCGCTGTCGGGCGCCACGGCGACCTATGCGAATGTGCTGCCCGACGTCGATCTGCAACTGACGGCTCGGGTGGACTCGTTCAGCGAGGTGCTGGTCGTCAAGACGCCTGCGGCAGCGACGAACTCGGCGTTGCAGCAGCTGGAGTTCGGGGTCGAGACGCAGGGTGTGAGCCTGCAGCGGGGCGCTGACGGTTTCATCACGGCGCGGACACCGTCCGGTGATCCGATCTTCGTGTCGGACGGTGCCCGGATGTGGGACAAGCCGCAGGCGCCGGCCGCGATGGCGACCTCCAAGTCCCGTGCCCTCAGCACGGATCCCGGCGCGGGGCCTCTTCCGCAGGATCCGGAGCCGCGGCGGACCGAGGACCTGCCCGTGCACCTGGACGACGACTCCCTCACGGTCGTGCCGTCCCAAGACATGCTGCGGGACCCGGCGACCGTGTACCCGGTGTCGATCGACCCGGGGTTCAACGGTGGCAAGGAGATCTGGACGCATGTCAGCCGCAAGAACCCGAGCAAGTCGTACTGGAGTGACAAGGCGACCCGCGACGACATGCGGTCCGGTCAGCTGTGGCACGGCTCGTCCGACGACGACTGGCGCACGCTGGTGCAGTTCGACGTGACGAAGTTGAAGGGCTCCAGCATCAAGAAAGCCGCAGTGCTGGTCAATGTGCAGCACAGCGCTGACTGTTCACCGTCGCCGTTCCAGTTGTGGCGTACCAACTGGATCGACAAGTCCGCCTCTGTGACTTGGAACAGCACCAAGGACAAGTGGTGGAAGGCCTTGGGCGAGGTGAAGGCGACGGCGAACAAGAGCGCGTGCCCGAAGAGCAACGACGAGGTGAAGTTCGCGCAGACCGCGGTGAAGGACGCCTTCCAGGACGCGGCCACGGAAGGGTACGGAACGATCACCCTGGCGTTCCGGGCCAAGAGTGAGTCCGATGACTATCAGTGGAAGAAACTGAAGCCGGATTCGGCGTACCTGGACATCGACTACAACCACAAGGCCGGCAAGCCCAGCGGCCTGGCGTTCAGTCCTTGCTACGCGGCTTGTGGCAACGGCACCGCGGTCACATCCAGTGTGCGTCCGACCTTCACGATGGCCGCGGCCGACGCTGACGGTGGAAAGCTGCGCTATGAGTACGAAATCTTCACCGCCGACAAGGTGAAGCGAATTACGACCTCGAACCGGACGGTCACCGGCATCGCTGCAGGCAGCAAGCACGGTTGGACGGTCAAGCAGGATATGAAAGACGGCCAGTACTACTGGCGCGGTTACGCCTGCGACAGCTATGAGTGCGGCCCGTATTCCGACTGGTTCGGCTTCAAGATCGACCATACGAATCCGAAGGACCCGACGGTCACCAGCGGGACGTACAAAGCCACCGGATGGAACGGCGGACCCGGTGTGCCGGGGTCGTTCACCTTCAGCCCGGGCAGCTCGTCGGACGCGGTGAAGGCCTACACCTACTCGCTCAATGGCGGCCAGGAGACTCAAATTCTCCCGCCGGCCAGTGGTGTGATCACGCGGGACCTAGCGCCCACCAGAGACTTGGTCAACACCCTGCGCGTCAAGGCGATCGACACAGCGGGCAACCTATCCGGCGCTACCGACTACGTGTTCAAGGTCAAGCCGGTCGGCGACGCCTGGTACTGGTCTCTGGACGAGGGCTCCGGAACGACCGCCGCGTCTGCGCCGGAGCCGAACCGCCCAGCTGCCTTCTCTGGTTCCGGCGTCACGTGGGCCGAGGCCGGCAAGAAGGGTGAATCGGCCGCGAACTTCACCGGTATCGGTGAGCTGACCGCCTCGACCCCGGTCTTCGACACACGTTCGGTGTCCGGGTTCACCGTGGCGGCGTGGGTGCAGCTGCCCGCACCGCCGAGCTCCGCGGGCGATGACACCGAACCTGGTACGGATCCCCCTACCGAACCCGGACCCGAAACGGGTGACGACCCCGAGCAGGAGCAGAACCCATCTGATGATCAGCAGGTGGACGAGCCGTCTCCGCTGCCGGCCCGGAATCAGGTCGCGGTGTCCGAGGACGGCAAGAACACCTCGATGTTCCGGCTCGGGTACCGCACCGACCTCGACGTGGACGGCGACGCGGTCAAGGACCCGGCATGGTGCTTCACCGTGGCTGCGACAGATACCGCGAACGCTGCGACGACGGACGCCTGCACCACGAGCTTCGTCGAGGCCGGCTCCTGGGTGCACCTGGTCGGCATCGTGAACCCCGCGATCAACCGCATTCAGCTCTACGTCAACGGCATCCCGACCGCCGATGGTGTGCTCGCCGAGAAGGCCGGTACCGCAACCTGGGAGGCCACCGGCCGGTTCGCGATCGGCCGCGGCTGGAACGGCGCGGCGAGCGATCGGTGGGTCGGGGCCATCGACGAGGTCCATGCCACCCCGCGGGTCTGGTCAGAGGCCGAGATCTACCAGAAGGCGCAAGCCGACGACTGA
- a CDS encoding RHS repeat-associated core domain-containing protein, translating into MTANRVHRRTLGRNGTKALRASLVLALACGIAGQLPPSPADAAATAATPKDVKGIKVTPVVPKPEPEYTADARELTEADIPPDPQVVSGEQTIALSPHKATRVQSGKVRLSLIPAVSPAAAQAPAGRDPQDAVSKVRVSTLARTEAGGQGVRGLVIRVARADGVKRAGQATVAVDYRGVAGMFSHDALSRLRLVRLSDGRPVPSTNDARSGTVTATVPLAAAGVSSFALAAAPEGENGDYKATTLAAASTWQVSQQNGAFAWSYPIKTPPPPGGMAPDLKLSYSSAAIDGRTSGNNTQGSWIGDGWSLEPGYIERSYRSCTDDRDDQGGKAPNNKDVYGDDQCWFDDNATMSFNGASTELIKDAGTDSGPTDTNVRYRGLADDGSRIEQLKGGVSNGDDDNTYWRVTTVDGTQYYFGRGKATGGTSSGEDTKSTWTLPVYSNHPDEPGYNSDFAKSRVTRAWRWNLDYAVDPNKNTITYFYGKETGAYAREGDKDKRTTYDRAGYLTKAEYGSRSDDAAGVHPVNRVLFDRADRCIGTCRTSDDKPIAKRFPDTPWDQYCDKAPCESQYSPTFWTNTRLKQIRTQVYAGSGDDYTTVDSYALSQVYLQAGGNESTPMWLKSITHTGNVTSAGGPAVTDPAVVFNPNADVMPNRVNTPNGHSSLFRSRIDTITTESGAQIGVTYSKPECDTITLPKPWANTKRCFPQYYAAEGEDSKIDWFNKYVVTRVDVYDNTGGFEHQQTNYDYLDTPMWAYDKTALVKPKKRTWGQFRGYGRVQIRTGVDDEVQSRTEYRYFRGMDGDPQPVNGELPPKGTPRSVQVEDSQGGKVTDHEAFAGMLREQIDYNGTDWVSGTLSTPVADGPTATAGLQKAWKTHVETQRNRLKLSSGATRWTKTVTKVNGDNLISEFNDLGDEADANDDRCTTTEYARNADTWMLDRVKRKLLVGVGCGAKSGTQDVLSDIRTYYDDPDTWGAAPSRGLPVRSVQVDHFDGDTPSFVNATRTKYDDLGRATKQTDALGYVTTTDFTPPTGGPVTQTKTTNALGQTATQTFNPALAVPVKITDANGLVTESAYDGDGRLLSVWAPGRDRATYKTDPSVSYTYQLRKDAPSSVITKNLMPAGSKTYRTTIALYDGMLRLRQTQTQTIAGGRAVVDTVYNSRGLVAWSSSPYYDIDNTAPSTTLVTPVHRPEIPALTAHVYDGAGRLTDAIFTVNGDEAWRTHTGYAGEKTSVTPPKGGTATTSITDAHGNLAELRQYQDRAKVGSDDASTFERTVYRYTDRDEISSVTGPGNNTWTYRYDLRGHKVYAEDPDAGTSTSGYDAIGQLSWTKDARGKALFYDYDALGRKTAIHQGAEDGRPLAEWTYDGLANGIGKPTNSTRYEYDKNGKASTYVTATTGYDSAGRPKGAAVTIPDTDSGLCVSGEANPCTFTQTFGYRPNGTLEKVTTPAVAGLPAETVTTLFNTAGLPNGLVGKQIYAQEVVYNQFDELIAQNLGEHGSRVGLTYGYDDATHRKTTFNAVPELKNDVYNLKYNYNEAGTITSITDTPDAGQPADTQCFEYDHLNRLTEAWSQSSATCPTAANAVMSGPAAYWRSYTYDASSNRKTEIIHQTTNTTRTYAYPPSGKGTGSKPNAVSSITASGGSTVTLKYAYDASGNTLCRPTGTAANVCADDGTAGTGSQGLTWNDEGKVATSTDSTGTTSYTYDASGDRLIRRDPTGATLYLPGGLEIRKPKTGNAIGTRYYSHAGSTIAVRTPTALTWLVNDHQGTATATVSSDATLTVNRRRTLPFGEDRGTKPASWVGDKGFVGGTRDNTGLTHLGAREYDPAVGRFISTDPVMDLTDPTQWNPYSYANSTPISSMDPSGLTLGSADCAEGGGVACTGNEGSDAGSTGGAGGTTGDGGNGNDSGNSGGNNGAGSSSGNVADAVPAVQQKEKCGWFAPVCNGFQRTMEWVHENQDTLGHIAIDLAQIEAGSMAVGGGFTLLGADAVVEGGSGGLATVIAVPAAALGVTAIAGGASALVVGSKNLGSHVKDLHWNNQASGASGQAAGATGRTRPAVGSGAARDYQVAKAGPTETEVAGGGEKVFADGVSGPELVEAKHVGSKKSPFVSNSGVPDFIQKKIDAQQQDEFRRYGAVLRDPGSGYQRLRVVTNSEEAVPYFRKMMRDYNVPGEIVVEP; encoded by the coding sequence GTGACGGCGAATCGTGTTCATCGGCGTACTCTCGGGCGCAACGGCACTAAGGCGCTTCGGGCGTCGCTCGTCCTCGCGCTCGCGTGCGGCATCGCCGGTCAGCTCCCCCCGAGCCCGGCTGACGCAGCCGCAACCGCCGCGACACCGAAGGATGTCAAAGGCATCAAGGTGACCCCGGTGGTGCCGAAACCCGAGCCCGAGTACACCGCGGATGCCCGCGAACTGACCGAGGCCGATATACCGCCGGACCCGCAGGTCGTGTCGGGGGAACAGACGATTGCTCTGAGCCCGCACAAGGCGACCCGGGTCCAATCCGGCAAGGTTCGGTTGTCGCTCATCCCTGCGGTCTCGCCCGCCGCCGCGCAGGCGCCCGCGGGGCGCGACCCGCAGGACGCGGTCAGCAAGGTTCGGGTCAGCACACTGGCCCGTACTGAAGCAGGAGGGCAGGGTGTTCGGGGCCTTGTCATTCGTGTCGCGCGTGCTGACGGCGTCAAGCGGGCAGGGCAGGCCACCGTCGCGGTGGACTACCGTGGCGTGGCCGGCATGTTCAGCCATGATGCCCTTAGCCGATTGCGACTCGTCCGGCTCAGCGACGGGCGGCCGGTACCCTCCACCAACGACGCCCGCAGCGGCACCGTGACAGCTACCGTTCCGCTTGCTGCCGCCGGCGTGTCGTCGTTCGCCTTGGCGGCCGCGCCCGAGGGTGAGAACGGCGACTACAAGGCGACGACGTTGGCGGCGGCATCCACCTGGCAGGTGTCGCAGCAGAACGGCGCCTTCGCGTGGTCGTACCCCATCAAGACGCCCCCGCCGCCCGGCGGCATGGCCCCCGATCTGAAGCTGAGCTACTCGTCGGCAGCGATCGACGGACGCACCTCGGGCAACAACACGCAGGGCTCCTGGATCGGCGACGGGTGGTCGCTCGAACCGGGATACATCGAGCGCAGCTACCGCTCCTGCACCGACGACAGAGACGACCAAGGCGGTAAGGCGCCGAACAACAAGGACGTCTACGGCGACGACCAGTGCTGGTTCGACGACAACGCCACCATGTCGTTCAACGGAGCCTCGACGGAACTGATCAAGGACGCCGGCACCGACAGCGGCCCGACGGACACGAACGTGCGATACCGCGGTCTGGCTGACGACGGCTCCCGCATCGAGCAGCTCAAGGGCGGCGTGAGCAACGGCGACGACGACAACACCTACTGGCGCGTCACCACCGTCGACGGCACGCAGTACTACTTCGGACGCGGCAAGGCCACCGGCGGCACCTCGTCCGGCGAGGACACCAAGTCCACCTGGACCCTGCCCGTGTACAGCAATCACCCCGACGAACCCGGGTACAACAGCGACTTCGCCAAGTCCCGGGTCACCCGGGCCTGGCGGTGGAACCTCGACTACGCCGTCGACCCGAACAAGAACACCATCACGTACTTCTACGGCAAGGAAACCGGCGCATACGCCCGCGAGGGGGACAAGGACAAGCGCACCACCTACGACCGGGCCGGCTACCTGACCAAGGCCGAATACGGCAGCCGCAGCGACGACGCCGCCGGCGTGCATCCGGTCAACCGGGTGCTGTTCGACCGCGCGGACCGGTGCATCGGCACCTGCCGTACTAGCGACGACAAGCCGATCGCGAAGCGTTTCCCCGACACCCCGTGGGACCAGTACTGCGACAAGGCGCCGTGCGAGTCGCAGTACTCGCCGACCTTCTGGACCAACACCCGGCTCAAGCAGATCCGCACCCAGGTCTACGCCGGCAGCGGCGATGACTACACCACGGTCGACAGCTATGCCCTGTCGCAGGTGTACCTGCAGGCCGGTGGTAACGAGAGCACGCCGATGTGGCTCAAGAGCATCACCCACACCGGCAACGTGACCAGCGCGGGCGGTCCTGCGGTCACCGACCCCGCGGTGGTGTTCAACCCGAACGCCGACGTGATGCCCAACCGGGTCAACACGCCCAACGGACACTCGAGCCTGTTCCGCAGCCGCATCGACACGATCACCACCGAGTCCGGCGCGCAGATCGGCGTCACGTATTCCAAGCCGGAATGCGACACCATCACGCTGCCCAAGCCATGGGCCAACACCAAGCGATGCTTCCCGCAGTACTACGCCGCCGAAGGCGAAGACTCGAAGATCGACTGGTTCAACAAGTACGTCGTGACGCGGGTCGACGTGTACGACAACACCGGTGGCTTCGAGCACCAGCAGACCAACTACGACTACCTCGACACCCCGATGTGGGCGTACGACAAGACGGCCCTCGTCAAGCCGAAGAAACGCACCTGGGGCCAGTTCCGCGGCTACGGCCGGGTGCAGATCCGTACCGGTGTCGACGACGAGGTGCAGTCGCGCACCGAGTACCGATACTTCCGCGGTATGGACGGCGATCCTCAGCCGGTCAACGGTGAACTGCCGCCCAAGGGCACCCCGCGCAGCGTCCAGGTCGAGGACTCGCAGGGCGGCAAGGTCACCGACCATGAAGCCTTCGCCGGCATGCTGCGCGAGCAGATCGACTACAACGGCACCGACTGGGTCAGCGGAACGCTCAGCACACCTGTTGCGGACGGCCCCACCGCCACAGCCGGACTTCAGAAGGCGTGGAAGACGCACGTCGAGACGCAGCGTAACCGCCTCAAACTGTCGAGCGGCGCGACCCGGTGGACGAAGACGGTCACCAAGGTCAACGGCGACAACCTGATCAGCGAGTTCAACGACCTCGGTGACGAGGCCGACGCCAACGACGACCGCTGCACCACCACGGAGTACGCCCGCAATGCGGACACGTGGATGCTCGACCGAGTTAAGCGCAAACTGCTCGTCGGGGTCGGCTGCGGCGCGAAGAGCGGTACGCAGGACGTGCTCAGTGACATCCGCACGTACTACGACGACCCCGACACCTGGGGTGCCGCACCGAGCCGCGGCCTTCCCGTCCGCTCCGTGCAGGTCGACCACTTCGACGGCGACACCCCGTCCTTCGTCAACGCCACCCGCACCAAGTACGACGACCTCGGACGCGCCACCAAGCAGACCGACGCGCTCGGATACGTCACCACCACCGACTTCACCCCACCGACCGGCGGCCCGGTCACCCAGACCAAGACCACCAACGCGCTGGGCCAGACAGCCACCCAGACATTCAACCCGGCCCTGGCCGTACCCGTGAAGATCACCGACGCCAATGGCCTGGTCACCGAATCGGCCTACGACGGCGACGGCCGCCTGCTGTCGGTGTGGGCACCCGGACGCGACCGCGCGACGTACAAGACCGACCCGTCGGTCAGCTACACCTATCAGCTGCGCAAAGACGCCCCCAGCTCGGTCATCACCAAGAACCTGATGCCGGCCGGGTCGAAGACCTACCGCACCACCATCGCCCTGTACGACGGCATGCTGCGGCTGCGCCAGACCCAGACCCAGACCATCGCCGGCGGCCGCGCCGTCGTCGACACCGTCTACAACTCCCGCGGCCTCGTCGCCTGGAGCAGCAGCCCCTACTACGACATCGACAACACCGCCCCGAGCACCACGCTGGTGACGCCGGTGCACCGCCCGGAGATCCCGGCGCTCACCGCCCACGTGTACGACGGCGCCGGGCGCCTCACCGACGCCATCTTCACGGTCAACGGTGACGAAGCCTGGCGCACGCACACTGGGTACGCGGGGGAGAAGACCAGCGTCACCCCGCCCAAGGGCGGCACCGCCACCACTTCGATCACGGACGCTCACGGCAACCTCGCCGAGCTGCGCCAGTACCAGGACCGCGCGAAGGTCGGCAGCGACGACGCGTCAACCTTCGAGCGCACCGTCTACCGCTACACCGACCGCGACGAGATCTCCTCGGTCACCGGCCCCGGCAACAACACCTGGACCTACCGATACGACCTGCGCGGCCACAAGGTGTACGCCGAAGACCCCGACGCCGGCACGTCGACCAGCGGATACGACGCCATCGGTCAGCTGAGCTGGACCAAGGACGCCCGCGGCAAAGCCCTCTTCTACGACTACGACGCTCTCGGCCGCAAGACCGCGATACACCAGGGCGCCGAGGACGGCCGCCCGCTGGCCGAATGGACCTACGACGGGCTCGCCAACGGTATCGGCAAGCCGACCAACTCCACCCGGTACGAGTACGACAAGAACGGCAAAGCCTCCACGTACGTCACCGCCACCACCGGCTACGACAGCGCAGGCCGCCCCAAGGGCGCTGCGGTGACGATTCCCGACACGGACAGCGGGCTCTGCGTCTCCGGCGAAGCCAACCCGTGCACCTTCACCCAGACCTTCGGCTACCGGCCCAACGGCACCCTCGAAAAGGTCACCACCCCAGCGGTCGCCGGCCTGCCTGCCGAGACGGTCACCACACTGTTCAACACAGCAGGCCTGCCCAACGGCCTGGTCGGCAAGCAGATCTACGCCCAAGAAGTCGTCTACAACCAGTTCGACGAACTCATCGCCCAGAACCTCGGCGAACACGGCTCCCGCGTCGGACTGACCTACGGCTACGACGACGCCACCCACCGCAAGACCACATTCAACGCCGTACCCGAGCTCAAGAACGACGTCTACAACCTCAAGTACAACTACAACGAAGCCGGCACGATCACCTCGATCACCGACACCCCGGACGCCGGCCAGCCGGCCGACACCCAATGCTTCGAGTACGACCACCTCAACCGGCTCACCGAAGCCTGGTCCCAGAGCAGCGCCACCTGCCCGACAGCGGCGAACGCCGTGATGAGCGGACCGGCAGCCTACTGGCGCTCATACACCTACGACGCCTCGAGCAACCGCAAGACCGAGATCATCCACCAAACCACCAACACCACCCGCACGTACGCCTACCCGCCGTCCGGCAAGGGAACCGGCAGCAAACCCAACGCCGTCTCCTCGATCACCGCCAGCGGCGGCAGCACCGTCACCCTCAAGTACGCCTACGACGCCTCAGGCAACACCCTCTGCCGGCCCACCGGCACGGCCGCGAACGTATGCGCGGACGACGGCACCGCAGGAACCGGCAGCCAAGGGCTGACCTGGAACGACGAAGGCAAGGTCGCCACCAGCACCGACTCCACCGGCACCACCAGCTACACCTACGACGCCTCCGGCGATCGGCTCATCCGCCGCGACCCCACCGGCGCGACGCTCTACCTGCCCGGCGGCCTCGAGATCCGCAAACCCAAGACCGGCAACGCGATCGGAACCCGCTACTACAGCCACGCCGGCTCCACCATCGCCGTACGCACGCCAACCGCACTGACCTGGCTGGTCAACGACCACCAGGGAACCGCCACCGCCACGGTGTCCAGCGACGCCACCCTCACCGTCAACCGCCGTCGCACCCTGCCCTTCGGGGAGGACCGCGGCACCAAGCCCGCGAGCTGGGTGGGTGACAAGGGCTTCGTCGGCGGCACCCGCGACAACACCGGCCTGACCCACCTCGGCGCCCGCGAGTACGACCCAGCCGTCGGCCGATTCATCTCCACCGACCCGGTCATGGACCTGACCGATCCGACGCAGTGGAACCCGTACTCCTACGCCAACAGCACACCGATCAGCTCCATGGACCCGTCCGGGCTCACCCTCGGCTCGGCCGACTGCGCCGAAGGCGGCGGCGTGGCCTGCACCGGCAACGAAGGCAGCGACGCCGGAAGCACGGGGGGCGCGGGCGGCACCACAGGCGACGGCGGGAACGGCAACGACAGCGGGAACAGCGGCGGCAACAACGGCGCCGGCTCCTCGAGCGGCAACGTCGCCGATGCCGTGCCCGCCGTGCAGCAGAAGGAGAAGTGCGGCTGGTTCGCACCCGTCTGCAACGGCTTCCAGCGCACCATGGAATGGGTTCACGAGAATCAAGACACCCTCGGTCACATTGCCATCGACCTCGCCCAGATCGAAGCCGGCAGCATGGCTGTCGGAGGCGGCTTCACCCTGTTGGGCGCGGACGCCGTCGTCGAAGGGGGCAGCGGCGGGCTCGCCACCGTCATCGCCGTACCAGCAGCAGCCCTTGGAGTAACGGCAATAGCCGGCGGTGCCTCCGCTCTCGTCGTGGGCAGCAAGAACCTTGGCAGCCATGTCAAAGACCTGCACTGGAACAACCAGGCAAGCGGTGCATCAGGACAGGCTGCCGGAGCCACCGGACGAACCCGCCCTGCCGTCGGTAGCGGCGCTGCACGCGACTATCAAGTTGCTAAGGCAGGCCCTACTGAAACTGAAGTGGCTGGTGGCGGAGAGAAGGTTTTCGCCGACGGCGTTAGCGGTCCTGAATTGGTCGAAGCAAAGCATGTCGGGTCCAAGAAGAGCCCCTTTGTTTCGAACAGTGGCGTTCCTGACTTCATTCAGAAGAAAATCGATGCGCAGCAGCAAGACGAATTCCGCCGGTATGGCGCTGTGCTCCGGGATCCCGGGTCTGGATATCAGCGACTCAGGGTCGTCACCAACAGTGAAGAAGCGGTACCTTACTTCCGCAAGATGATGAGGGACTACAATGTTCCAGGCGAAATCGTTGTGGAGCCCTGA